A section of the Sphaerobacter thermophilus DSM 20745 genome encodes:
- a CDS encoding SDR family NAD(P)-dependent oxidoreductase → MHDPHVRRFAGQVALVTGGGSGIGRATALAFAREGATVVVSGRNPAALAETARMIDEAEGHGDAVVADVTRGPDVARLIETIVERYGRLHIAVNSAGILGPLGPVATLDEDAWTAVPATNLTGVWLSMKHEIAHMRDYGGGVIINIASNVGAHLRVPGMAAYAATKAAVSTLTRAAAREYIGDGIRINAVSPGPVAAPMSRLPGETDRERDERVAQLLPIGRVGQPDEIAAAVLWLASPESSFVVGQDLVIDGGATA, encoded by the coding sequence ATGCACGACCCTCACGTCAGGCGCTTCGCTGGTCAGGTCGCGCTCGTCACCGGCGGCGGCTCCGGTATCGGCCGCGCCACCGCCCTGGCCTTCGCCCGCGAGGGAGCCACGGTGGTGGTTTCGGGACGCAACCCGGCTGCGCTCGCCGAGACTGCCCGCATGATCGACGAGGCAGAGGGACACGGCGACGCCGTCGTCGCCGATGTCACCCGCGGGCCGGACGTGGCACGACTGATCGAGACGATCGTGGAGCGGTACGGCCGGCTCCACATCGCCGTCAACAGTGCGGGCATCCTCGGTCCACTCGGCCCGGTCGCGACCCTCGACGAGGATGCCTGGACGGCTGTGCCGGCCACCAACCTGACCGGCGTGTGGCTGTCGATGAAGCATGAGATCGCCCACATGCGAGACTACGGAGGCGGCGTGATCATCAACATCGCCTCCAACGTCGGCGCCCACCTGCGGGTCCCCGGCATGGCTGCCTATGCCGCCACGAAGGCCGCCGTCAGTACGCTGACGCGTGCCGCGGCACGGGAGTACATCGGCGACGGCATCCGCATCAATGCCGTCAGTCCTGGCCCCGTGGCCGCGCCGATGTCGCGGCTCCCGGGCGAGACGGACCGCGAGCGCGACGAGCGGGTGGCGCAGCTCCTGCCGATCGGCCGGGTCGGGCAGCCCGACGAGATCGCTGCCGCGGTGCTGTGGTTGGCGTCGCCGGAGTCGAGTTTCGTTGTCGGGCAGGATCTGGTGATCGACGGCGGCGCGACCGCCTAA
- a CDS encoding cation:proton antiporter: MLLLAADTLPDIGFSGIAEVAALAVIVPLAVHFVRRLPLPSAVLEIVAGIILGPSVLGWIEVDLPIYVLSLLGLSILLFLGGLEIDLATLRGPIARMVGGGFIASLALALLFGLGLQGIGVVRDGALIAIILASTSLGIVLPMIKDAGYDRTPYGQLALAAASVGEFVPVLLLSVFFSSATPAVASHLVMLGLFTVFSLAVFATLGQARRMHRIGPFTRKLQDTSAQIGIRAMFALLAILGAVALRLGFSGILGTFVAGAIVRQVDRDATILNERERTKLNAIGYGIFVPFFWITTGLQFDLDALLETPVALLRVPIFLGGLLLARGLPALLYVRLVGTRQAVSLGLLQATSLSFIVVAAQLGQTLGLIVSATSAALITAALISALVFPVLALAVAPVPAEAGQPAQAEAG, translated from the coding sequence ATGCTCCTGCTCGCCGCGGACACATTGCCCGACATCGGCTTCAGCGGCATCGCCGAGGTGGCTGCCCTCGCCGTCATCGTGCCGCTCGCTGTCCACTTCGTGCGCCGCCTGCCCCTTCCCTCTGCCGTGCTGGAGATCGTGGCCGGGATCATCCTCGGCCCGTCAGTCCTCGGCTGGATCGAGGTCGATCTGCCGATCTACGTCCTCTCCCTGCTGGGACTAAGCATCCTCCTCTTCCTCGGTGGGCTGGAAATCGACCTCGCCACCCTGCGCGGCCCGATTGCACGCATGGTCGGTGGCGGTTTCATCGCGTCGCTGGCCCTCGCTCTCCTGTTCGGTCTGGGACTCCAGGGCATCGGCGTGGTGCGGGACGGCGCGCTGATCGCCATCATCCTGGCGTCGACCTCGCTCGGCATCGTGCTCCCGATGATCAAGGATGCCGGGTACGACCGAACGCCGTACGGCCAACTGGCGCTCGCGGCCGCATCGGTCGGGGAGTTCGTGCCGGTGCTGCTGCTGTCGGTCTTTTTCTCCAGCGCGACGCCCGCGGTGGCCAGCCACCTCGTAATGCTGGGGCTCTTCACGGTCTTCTCCCTGGCCGTCTTCGCCACGCTTGGCCAGGCCCGGCGCATGCACCGCATTGGCCCCTTCACCCGCAAGCTTCAGGACACGTCCGCGCAGATCGGGATCCGCGCCATGTTCGCGCTCCTGGCCATACTCGGCGCGGTGGCGCTCCGGCTCGGGTTCTCCGGGATCCTTGGTACCTTCGTGGCGGGCGCCATCGTGCGGCAGGTCGACCGCGATGCGACGATCCTGAACGAGCGGGAACGGACCAAGCTCAACGCCATCGGCTACGGGATCTTCGTCCCCTTCTTCTGGATCACCACTGGGCTGCAGTTCGACCTGGATGCGCTGCTGGAGACACCAGTCGCGCTTCTCCGGGTGCCGATCTTCCTCGGCGGACTGCTGCTGGCACGCGGGTTACCCGCGCTCCTCTATGTGCGGCTGGTCGGAACCCGTCAAGCGGTGAGCCTCGGCCTGCTGCAGGCCACGTCGCTCTCCTTCATCGTCGTCGCCGCCCAGCTTGGGCAGACGCTCGGCCTCATCGTGTCGGCCACGAGCGCGGCCCTGATCACCGCCGCGCTGATCTCAGCACTGGTCTTCCCGGTCCTGGCCCTCGCGGTCGCCCCCGTCCCCGCGGAGGCAGGCCAACCGGCCCAGGCCGAGGCAGGGTGA
- a CDS encoding SHOCT domain-containing protein codes for MMHWNGFGVWPWWGLIMMALWVLAIVGIVLLIVWLLRLGTTRGPDRTPGGDARDPALQILRERFARGEISREEFEEMRQALE; via the coding sequence ATGATGCACTGGAATGGATTCGGTGTCTGGCCCTGGTGGGGGCTCATCATGATGGCGTTGTGGGTGCTCGCGATCGTCGGCATCGTCCTGCTGATCGTATGGTTGCTACGGCTGGGCACCACGCGTGGCCCCGACCGCACCCCCGGCGGTGACGCCCGCGACCCGGCGCTCCAGATCCTGCGCGAGCGCTTTGCTCGCGGCGAGATCTCCCGCGAGGAGTTCGAGGAGATGCGCCAGGCACTTGAGTGA
- a CDS encoding MFS transporter, producing the protein MRMISWPRRIYYGWILVLALSFTEITSWGVLYYGFSVFITPLRQDLGWSTEQITGAFSLALLLSGIAALPVGRWLDRHGPRLLMTVGSIAATMLVFAWSRVESVTAFYLIWAGIGLAMAAVLYEPAFAVIATWFVRGRARALTILTFVAGFASVIYIPLAAWLVGRYGWREALVILAVILGVGTIAPHALLLRRHPADLGLAPDGAPVGPVASPTPVQPSITPREALRDPTLWWIIASFFLTMFANTAVTVHLIPYLIARGHGAGFAATVAGAIGLLALPGRLIFTPLGDRWERRHVTASIFLLQAVSIVVLLLTRSTAGVILFVILFGAGFGAITPARAALIADYYGSAHYGTISSIVALFFTAARGAAPVAAGFLYTQTGDYASVFGALAGISALAVLTMLPARRRLVETAAPTELSRRA; encoded by the coding sequence ATGCGGATGATCTCCTGGCCGCGTCGTATCTACTATGGTTGGATCCTGGTGCTGGCCCTGTCGTTCACGGAGATCACCTCCTGGGGCGTGCTCTACTACGGCTTCAGCGTCTTCATCACACCGCTACGCCAGGATCTCGGCTGGAGCACGGAACAAATCACCGGCGCCTTCTCGCTGGCGCTGCTCCTCTCCGGCATCGCCGCGCTGCCCGTGGGTCGCTGGCTCGACCGGCACGGCCCTCGGCTGCTGATGACGGTCGGGTCAATCGCGGCCACGATGCTGGTCTTCGCCTGGTCGCGTGTCGAGAGCGTGACCGCCTTCTACCTGATCTGGGCCGGGATCGGGCTTGCCATGGCCGCGGTGCTCTATGAACCCGCCTTCGCCGTCATCGCCACCTGGTTCGTCCGCGGCCGGGCGCGGGCGCTGACGATCCTCACCTTCGTCGCCGGGTTCGCCAGCGTCATCTACATCCCGCTCGCGGCGTGGCTTGTCGGGCGCTATGGCTGGCGCGAGGCCCTGGTGATCCTCGCCGTCATCCTCGGTGTGGGCACCATCGCCCCGCACGCGCTCCTGCTGCGCCGGCACCCGGCAGACCTCGGGCTCGCGCCGGACGGCGCACCGGTCGGCCCGGTCGCAAGCCCGACGCCCGTCCAGCCGAGCATCACCCCGCGCGAGGCACTGCGCGATCCGACCCTCTGGTGGATCATCGCCTCCTTCTTCCTGACCATGTTCGCCAACACCGCTGTGACCGTGCACCTCATCCCCTACCTGATCGCACGCGGCCATGGAGCCGGGTTTGCCGCCACCGTCGCGGGAGCGATCGGGCTGCTGGCGCTCCCCGGCCGGTTGATCTTCACACCGCTCGGCGACCGCTGGGAACGCCGGCACGTCACGGCGTCGATCTTCCTGCTCCAGGCGGTGTCGATCGTCGTGCTGCTGCTGACCCGGAGCACGGCTGGCGTCATCCTGTTCGTCATCCTGTTCGGCGCCGGGTTCGGGGCGATCACCCCCGCCCGCGCCGCGCTGATCGCCGACTACTACGGCTCCGCCCACTACGGCACGATCAGCAGCATCGTCGCGCTCTTCTTCACCGCCGCGCGCGGCGCCGCTCCGGTCGCTGCCGGGTTCCTCTACACACAGACGGGCGACTACGCATCGGTCTTCGGGGCGCTCGCGGGCATCTCCGCGTTGGCGGTCCTGACGATGCTCCCCGCCCGCCGCCGTCTGGTCGAGACAGCCGCCCCGACCGAGTTGTCCCGCCGGGCGTAA
- a CDS encoding arsenate reductase ArsC has protein sequence MEKRLRVLFVCTHNSARSQMAEGLLRAMAGVRVAAFSAGTEATRVRPLAIEAMAELGIDISGQESKTLDRFLAEPFDYVITVCDQANEACPFFPGAARRLHWSFPDPAAATGTDAERLAVYREVRDAIQERIARELLPRLA, from the coding sequence GTGGAGAAGCGTCTGCGTGTCTTGTTCGTTTGCACCCACAACAGTGCCCGGTCGCAGATGGCTGAGGGGCTGCTGCGGGCGATGGCCGGGGTGCGGGTGGCCGCGTTCAGCGCGGGCACCGAGGCGACGCGTGTCCGCCCGCTGGCGATCGAGGCGATGGCCGAGTTGGGCATCGACATCTCCGGCCAGGAGTCGAAGACGCTGGATCGCTTCCTGGCTGAGCCGTTCGACTACGTGATCACGGTCTGCGACCAGGCTAACGAGGCGTGCCCCTTCTTCCCGGGCGCCGCGCGGCGCCTGCACTGGTCCTTCCCCGACCCCGCGGCCGCGACCGGGACCGACGCGGAGCGGCTGGCGGTCTACCGCGAGGTGCGGGACGCTATCCAGGAGCGGATCGCGCGGGAACTGCTGCCCCGGTTGGCGTAG
- a CDS encoding threonine ammonia-lyase, producing the protein MVTLDDVTSARRVLAGRIHRTPLIGSTEIGRRVGAPVYFKLENLQKTGSFKVRGVLNKIAALGPEERARGLLAASAGNHAQALAWAATAEGVASTVVMPADAPRTKVQATQQYGATVVIEQDRMKLFSRADELTKERGLTFVPPFDDPLVIAGQGTVGLEILEDLPEVGTVVVPIGGGGLIAGVAVAIKGQRPNAKIIGVEPEGAPKMWRARQAGHTVKLDRIDTIADGLAAPFAGELTFSLVQRYVDDLVLVSDDEIRQAMFLLLERCKVLAEPAGAAALAALLTGKASVAPDAPVVAIVSGGNTDVASLSTLLQGVTPGE; encoded by the coding sequence ATGGTAACTCTCGACGACGTTACCAGCGCGCGGCGAGTCCTCGCCGGCCGGATCCACCGGACGCCGCTGATCGGCAGCACGGAGATCGGGCGGCGTGTCGGTGCGCCGGTCTACTTCAAGCTGGAGAACCTGCAGAAGACCGGCTCGTTCAAGGTCCGCGGGGTGCTGAACAAGATCGCCGCGCTCGGGCCCGAGGAGCGGGCGCGCGGGCTTCTGGCCGCATCGGCCGGGAACCATGCGCAGGCGCTCGCCTGGGCCGCCACTGCCGAGGGCGTGGCGTCGACGGTCGTCATGCCCGCCGACGCGCCCCGGACCAAGGTGCAGGCAACGCAGCAGTACGGTGCCACGGTTGTCATCGAGCAGGACCGCATGAAGCTCTTCAGCCGTGCTGATGAGTTGACCAAGGAGCGCGGTCTGACGTTTGTCCCCCCATTCGACGATCCCCTCGTGATCGCGGGCCAGGGCACGGTCGGGCTGGAGATCCTGGAGGACCTGCCTGAGGTCGGCACCGTGGTCGTCCCGATCGGTGGGGGCGGCCTGATCGCCGGCGTCGCGGTGGCGATTAAGGGCCAGCGGCCCAACGCGAAGATCATCGGGGTCGAACCGGAGGGTGCACCGAAGATGTGGCGTGCGCGTCAGGCGGGCCACACGGTGAAGCTGGATCGGATCGACACCATCGCAGACGGGCTGGCGGCGCCGTTCGCGGGCGAGTTGACCTTCTCCCTGGTGCAACGCTACGTGGACGACCTGGTGCTGGTGTCGGACGATGAGATTCGCCAGGCGATGTTCCTCCTGCTGGAGCGATGCAAGGTGCTGGCCGAGCCGGCTGGGGCGGCGGCGCTGGCTGCGCTGCTGACCGGCAAGGCCTCGGTGGCGCCCGATGCGCCGGTCGTGGCGATCGTCAGCGGGGGTAACACCGACGTGGCGAGCCTGAGCACGCTGCTGCAGGGCGTCACGCCGGGCGAGTAG
- a CDS encoding Zn-dependent alcohol dehydrogenase, translating to MRIKAAVLWERRTPLRVEDVEIADPAPGEARVKILASGVCHSDLHHIRRETAFVPPLVLGHEGAGVVESVGEGVTRVQPGDRVIIAFGQKCGTCYFCLRGEHHLCAAPGPSNVRLRHGDQVLTPLLAVGSFAEYANVDARNLVKIPDEMPIDRAALIACGVTTGLGAVIKTARVEPGSNVAVIGVGGVGLNVVQGAALAGATRVIAIDLVDRKLEMAREFGATHTINPNREDPIEAVRSLTGGWGVDYAFEVIGHPATIRQAYDMTRKGGKAVVVGLADGADEVSIPAQDLMRSGKSLVGCFYGSVSPYQDIPRYVDLYLNRRIKLDELISRRFALDEINEAIRALDAGEVARGVIVFE from the coding sequence ATGCGGATCAAAGCAGCGGTGTTGTGGGAGCGGCGCACGCCGTTGCGGGTGGAGGATGTCGAGATCGCAGACCCGGCGCCGGGTGAGGCGCGGGTCAAGATCCTGGCGAGTGGCGTCTGCCACTCCGACCTGCACCACATCCGCCGGGAGACGGCGTTTGTGCCGCCGCTGGTGCTGGGGCACGAGGGTGCTGGCGTGGTCGAGTCGGTCGGCGAGGGCGTGACGCGCGTGCAGCCCGGCGACCGCGTCATCATCGCCTTCGGCCAGAAGTGCGGGACGTGCTACTTCTGCCTGCGCGGCGAGCACCACTTGTGCGCCGCGCCGGGGCCGAGCAACGTTCGGCTGCGACACGGAGACCAGGTGTTGACCCCGTTGCTGGCGGTCGGCAGCTTCGCCGAGTACGCCAACGTGGACGCCCGCAACCTGGTGAAGATCCCCGACGAGATGCCGATCGACCGCGCCGCGCTCATCGCCTGCGGGGTGACCACTGGCCTGGGGGCGGTGATCAAGACGGCGCGGGTGGAGCCCGGCTCGAACGTGGCGGTAATCGGCGTCGGCGGGGTCGGGTTGAACGTCGTGCAGGGTGCAGCGCTGGCCGGTGCGACGCGGGTCATCGCCATCGATCTCGTCGACCGCAAACTGGAGATGGCGCGCGAGTTCGGCGCGACCCACACGATCAATCCCAATCGGGAAGACCCGATCGAGGCGGTGCGGAGCCTGACCGGCGGCTGGGGCGTCGACTACGCCTTCGAGGTGATCGGGCACCCGGCCACGATCCGGCAGGCGTACGACATGACGCGCAAGGGCGGCAAGGCGGTGGTCGTCGGGCTGGCGGACGGGGCCGACGAGGTGTCGATCCCGGCCCAGGACCTCATGCGCTCCGGGAAGTCGCTGGTGGGCTGCTTCTACGGGTCGGTGTCGCCCTATCAGGACATCCCGCGCTACGTGGACCTGTATCTGAACCGGCGGATCAAGCTCGACGAACTGATCAGCCGCCGCTTCGCGCTCGACGAGATCAACGAGGCCATCCGCGCCCTCGACGCGGGCGAGGTCGCGCGCGGGGTGATCGTGTTCGAGTGA
- a CDS encoding aldehyde ferredoxin oxidoreductase family protein, translated as MHGVHGRYLHIDLDTGSVAEHPIPEEVSIRVIGGVGLASLLLYRWAPPGVDPLAPENPLIFATSPFIGTGITTASKVAVVTKSPQTGMIGDSLSSSYLAIALKRTGFDALVITGKATGWSLLVVDDGRVEVRPAMDLLGRTPDETAESVRAALGSGFRVAAIGEAGERGVRYAAISNDGRLAGRTGGGAVMGSKRLKAIAVRGSGLPTVADPAGLARAARDLAARSLGPGTAKYRELGTAANLAFFNRIGVLPTRNFQQGEFAGAEAISGETLFLEHRTDKHACAACTIGCEHHYRTRDGGSERTVRLEYESLFALGSLCGVDDPNAVLRAAALCDDLGMDAITTGATVAWAMECAERGVDLGYPEHEFPRFGDADSLLRTIEAIGRRQGIGDLLAEGSRRAAERIGQGSEAWAMHVKGLEMPGYDPRKLPTLALGLAVATRGACHNRSSAYDIDFSDRLDPDAEAQARAEAAAAAEDQAAVLDSLTICKFLRHCFDDLYAEAAELYTMVTGVPTTGDDLRVAGERINNLKKLFNIREGWTRADDRLPDRVLTGEAGLTHERLTHLIDAYYRVRGWDADGRIPEAHLTRLGLTDLL; from the coding sequence ATGCACGGCGTCCACGGCCGGTACCTGCACATCGACCTTGACACCGGGTCGGTCGCCGAGCACCCGATCCCGGAGGAGGTGTCGATCCGGGTGATCGGCGGCGTGGGGCTCGCCAGTCTGCTCCTCTACCGTTGGGCGCCGCCCGGCGTCGACCCGCTGGCACCCGAGAACCCGCTGATCTTCGCCACCAGCCCCTTCATCGGCACCGGTATCACTACCGCCAGCAAGGTCGCCGTCGTCACCAAGTCGCCGCAGACGGGCATGATCGGCGACAGCCTCTCCTCCAGCTACCTCGCCATCGCCTTGAAGCGCACCGGATTCGACGCCCTGGTCATCACCGGCAAGGCCACCGGGTGGTCCCTGCTCGTGGTGGACGACGGCCGGGTCGAGGTCCGCCCCGCGATGGATCTGCTCGGACGGACGCCGGACGAGACGGCCGAGTCGGTCCGTGCCGCGCTCGGCAGCGGCTTCCGTGTCGCGGCCATCGGCGAGGCGGGTGAGCGCGGCGTGCGCTACGCCGCGATCAGCAACGACGGGCGCCTCGCGGGCAGGACCGGCGGCGGCGCAGTCATGGGCAGCAAGCGTCTCAAAGCGATCGCGGTGCGCGGCAGTGGCCTGCCGACCGTGGCCGATCCGGCGGGTCTGGCGCGGGCTGCGCGCGACCTGGCCGCCCGCAGCCTCGGCCCCGGCACCGCCAAGTACCGCGAACTGGGCACCGCCGCCAACCTCGCCTTCTTCAACCGTATCGGGGTGCTGCCGACCCGGAACTTCCAGCAGGGTGAGTTCGCAGGCGCCGAGGCGATCAGCGGGGAGACCCTGTTCCTGGAGCACCGGACTGACAAGCACGCCTGCGCGGCCTGCACCATCGGTTGCGAACACCACTACCGCACCCGCGACGGCGGCTCCGAGCGCACGGTCCGCCTTGAGTATGAATCCCTCTTCGCGCTCGGCTCCCTCTGCGGCGTCGACGACCCCAACGCCGTGCTCCGCGCCGCGGCGCTGTGCGATGACCTCGGCATGGACGCCATCACCACCGGCGCCACGGTCGCCTGGGCCATGGAGTGCGCCGAGCGCGGTGTGGATCTGGGCTACCCCGAGCACGAGTTCCCCCGCTTCGGCGACGCCGATTCGCTTCTCCGCACCATCGAGGCGATCGGCCGGCGCCAGGGCATCGGCGACCTGCTCGCTGAGGGATCGCGCCGCGCGGCCGAGCGCATCGGTCAGGGGTCTGAGGCCTGGGCCATGCACGTCAAGGGGCTGGAGATGCCCGGCTACGACCCGCGCAAGCTCCCGACGCTAGCGCTCGGCCTGGCCGTCGCCACCCGCGGGGCATGCCACAACCGCTCATCCGCGTACGACATCGACTTCTCCGACCGGCTTGACCCCGACGCCGAAGCGCAGGCCCGCGCCGAGGCCGCCGCTGCCGCCGAGGACCAGGCCGCGGTGCTCGACTCGCTCACCATCTGCAAGTTCCTCCGCCACTGCTTCGACGACCTCTACGCCGAGGCGGCGGAGCTGTACACGATGGTCACCGGCGTGCCCACTACCGGCGACGACCTCCGCGTGGCGGGTGAGCGCATCAACAACCTGAAGAAGCTCTTCAACATCCGCGAGGGGTGGACCCGCGCCGACGACCGCCTGCCCGACCGGGTCCTCACCGGGGAGGCCGGCCTGACCCACGAGCGGCTGACACACCTGATCGACGCCTACTACCGTGTCCGCGGCTGGGACGCCGACGGCCGCATCCCCGAGGCACACCTCACCCGCCTCGGCCTCACCGATCTGCTCTGA
- a CDS encoding MoaD/ThiS family protein codes for MHQAATTVHVELFGVPRLLAGRKTIAVAGETLGALSRALLDACPALAERVIDPRTGWLTEGYMFVVNDRFSRDPTFPVAPGSSVLLVSSVAGG; via the coding sequence ATGCACCAGGCAGCAACCACGGTCCACGTCGAACTTTTCGGCGTTCCTCGCCTGCTGGCGGGGAGGAAGACGATCGCGGTCGCCGGGGAAACACTGGGGGCGTTGAGCCGCGCGCTGCTGGACGCCTGTCCGGCCCTGGCCGAGCGGGTGATCGACCCACGGACCGGCTGGCTGACCGAGGGGTACATGTTCGTGGTCAACGACCGCTTCAGCCGCGATCCGACCTTCCCGGTCGCGCCCGGGTCGTCGGTCCTCCTCGTCTCCAGTGTCGCGGGAGGTTGA